In one window of Ruminococcus albus AD2013 DNA:
- a CDS encoding exonuclease SbcCD subunit D, which yields MRFAHVSDLHLGKRLGSYTLIEDQRYILSQIADIASAEKCDGILIAGDIYDKSAPSAEAVKLFGEFLTKLRRNKLSVFIISGNHDSPERIDYGREILADADIHICACYEGSGAVNTVSDEYGELDICSVPFIKPSFVRGYCPDKEIKTYTDMMSAVIEQSGIDRNRRCIMMCHQFITGAITCDSEYISVGTLDNIGSEVFEGFDYVALGHIHSPQNIGKNIRYCGTPLKYSASEISHKKSVTIVDIREKGDTVINTVPLVPMRDVMELRGEYNELMERSYYENLDTDGFYFITLTDDTDIPNVMQKLRTVYNNIVQLSFDNKRTQTISEVTGAVHTDSKTPFELVAELFKEQNGDDMTDEQTEYIKGLIDSIWGDSL from the coding sequence ATGAGATTCGCACACGTTTCCGATCTTCATCTTGGCAAAAGGCTGGGAAGCTACACCCTCATCGAAGATCAGCGCTACATACTTTCACAGATAGCTGATATCGCTTCGGCTGAAAAATGTGACGGCATACTCATCGCGGGAGATATCTACGACAAAAGCGCACCCTCGGCAGAAGCCGTGAAGCTGTTCGGTGAGTTTCTCACAAAACTCCGCAGGAACAAGCTTTCAGTCTTTATCATCAGCGGAAATCACGACAGCCCCGAAAGGATAGACTACGGCCGCGAAATTTTGGCTGATGCCGATATACATATATGCGCCTGCTATGAGGGCAGTGGTGCCGTGAATACAGTTTCGGACGAGTACGGAGAATTGGACATCTGCTCCGTTCCCTTTATCAAACCCTCCTTTGTACGCGGATATTGTCCTGATAAGGAGATAAAGACCTACACCGATATGATGAGCGCAGTCATCGAGCAAAGCGGCATCGACAGAAACAGGCGCTGCATAATGATGTGCCATCAGTTCATCACAGGTGCAATCACCTGTGATTCGGAGTATATCTCCGTGGGAACGCTGGATAATATCGGTTCAGAGGTTTTTGAAGGCTTCGACTACGTTGCACTCGGGCATATCCACAGTCCGCAGAATATCGGCAAAAATATACGCTATTGCGGAACACCGCTGAAATATTCGGCATCGGAGATAAGCCACAAAAAATCCGTAACGATAGTTGATATCCGTGAAAAAGGCGATACCGTGATAAATACCGTTCCCCTCGTGCCCATGCGCGATGTCATGGAGCTGAGAGGAGAATATAACGAGCTTATGGAGCGCAGTTACTATGAAAACCTCGATACCGACGGCTTCTACTTCATAACCCTGACCGATGATACCGACATACCAAACGTCATGCAGAAGCTAAGGACAGTCTACAACAATATCGTTCAGCTGAGTTTTGATAACAAACGAACCCAGACGATATCCGAGGTGACAGGTGCCGTGCACACCGACAGCAAAACTCCCTTTGAGCTTGTAGCCGAGCTTTTCAAAGAGCAGAATGGCGATGATATGACTGATGAGCAAACGGAGTACATCAAAGGTTTGATAGACAGTATATGGGGGGACAGCTTATGA
- a CDS encoding nucleoside recognition domain-containing protein, translating to MLAFVLAVMLVLSVAAGFSDGGWAEISDAALGQCVKAVELGIYLAGSMALWCGLMRVAERSGLTRFMARAMSPLIRLIFGRLDTDSKKAVSLNLTANLLGLGNAATPTGIEAVRRLEKSSRPKRNTALITVINTASIQIIPVTAAALRSAHGSDSPMEILPAVLVTSVCSAVVGIVTASILFSEEK from the coding sequence ATGTTGGCATTTGTACTGGCGGTAATGCTTGTTTTATCCGTGGCCGCAGGATTTTCTGATGGCGGCTGGGCAGAGATCTCCGATGCGGCATTGGGGCAGTGCGTAAAAGCAGTGGAACTGGGCATATACCTTGCGGGTTCAATGGCACTATGGTGCGGGCTTATGCGGGTAGCCGAAAGATCGGGGCTGACACGTTTTATGGCGCGGGCAATGTCTCCGCTGATAAGGCTGATTTTTGGCAGGCTGGATACTGATTCAAAAAAAGCTGTGAGCCTTAATCTCACAGCGAATCTGCTTGGCTTGGGAAATGCCGCTACACCTACGGGTATCGAAGCCGTCCGACGGCTTGAAAAAAGCTCACGCCCAAAACGTAATACCGCACTTATAACAGTTATCAACACGGCGTCGATACAGATTATCCCTGTTACGGCAGCAGCACTGCGCTCTGCACACGGTTCTGATTCACCTATGGAGATACTTCCCGCTGTACTTGTCACCTCGGTATGCTCGGCTGTGGTGGGAATAGTGACCGCATCAATCCTGTTTTCGGAGGAAAAATAA
- a CDS encoding AAA family ATPase — MRPLKLTMQAFGPYAEKTVIDMEQLGGQGLYLITGDTGAGKTTIFDGVCYALFGKASGDSRTVNMFRSEYAEPGVITYAELLFDYGGTKYLVHREPRQKIPKKRGEGETDLNTTIEIYVYGQEKPIASGENEVNDRIRSILGLDHGQYRNVAMIAQGSFAELLNTKTESRTKILSAIFSTGKYRVLQERLKEEANAVYRSYKDSELKIGSLLGNIRLGAEDPYREEISFAAQNPESAADTDIEDICQKALEYEKAEAKKAADEYKEADKQHKTATLALENGKKLTELFHKLEHSEKDMQELLPELEKAEKDAKAMHEKLPEHKALIGQIAAEEKQLQLYDDAEAVLKESEKLSKAADAENKKLEALNGQLSADTKKREELKKFITDLGDIGAKLAETSGKADKLNSELEHIKAIGVEFSEADKLKEKEKSARKAYESAQQEMERLEKHYSGLFALYLAEQAGLLAKELEEGKPCPVCGSVHHPQKASISEKAPDKQTVDKASAELDTARNTALKAASYHAGARSAHEKAVESAMAHAGKYAEGCTPEKALENARNDYKQINDELKKLISAQKELTNQAKQKTAAEQESALLEKRIEENSKNISSLQGSLRELTAKAEEKKLTAKKQLDSLPCADKAEAMKHISELKAKQSALEKAISDADNKLAQLEKQRTELSGHLSELKEQTKRKNRPDCEALDLSMKECAKRARSALDKRDETVKCLSSAEDTLKKIRSELASNRALSREYSIKNALNSTVNGTLAGKQRVTLEVFAQMEYFDRILAHANVRLLQMTNGQYELIRSGTSRGNTKIGLDIDVNDHFTGSTRSIRSLSGGESFMASLALALGFSDEIQQSSGGVRIDSMFVDEGFGTLDDETLDQAIKALNGLAENSRLVGIISHVPELKEKIDRQIVVTKDKSLGSAVKIIT, encoded by the coding sequence ATGAGACCGCTGAAACTTACAATGCAGGCTTTCGGTCCCTACGCCGAAAAGACCGTGATAGATATGGAACAGCTGGGCGGACAGGGTCTTTACCTCATTACGGGTGATACTGGTGCAGGCAAGACCACCATATTCGATGGTGTGTGCTACGCCCTTTTCGGCAAGGCAAGCGGCGACAGCAGAACTGTCAATATGTTCAGGAGCGAGTACGCCGAACCGGGTGTTATCACCTATGCCGAACTGCTTTTCGATTACGGCGGAACTAAATATCTCGTACACCGCGAACCTCGTCAAAAGATACCGAAAAAGCGCGGCGAAGGTGAGACCGACCTCAACACCACCATCGAGATATACGTATACGGTCAGGAAAAGCCCATAGCTTCGGGCGAAAACGAGGTCAATGACAGAATTAGATCTATACTCGGACTTGACCACGGACAGTACCGGAATGTAGCGATGATTGCTCAGGGAAGTTTCGCAGAACTGCTGAACACAAAAACCGAAAGCCGTACAAAGATACTCAGTGCAATATTTTCCACAGGGAAATACAGAGTTCTCCAGGAAAGGCTGAAAGAAGAAGCCAACGCCGTTTACCGCAGCTACAAGGACTCGGAGCTGAAAATAGGCTCACTGCTTGGAAATATAAGGCTCGGCGCAGAAGACCCGTACCGTGAAGAGATAAGTTTCGCGGCGCAGAATCCCGAATCTGCCGCCGATACGGATATCGAAGATATCTGCCAAAAAGCTCTTGAATATGAAAAAGCCGAAGCTAAAAAAGCGGCAGATGAATACAAGGAGGCGGACAAACAGCATAAGACCGCCACCCTCGCTCTTGAAAACGGCAAAAAGCTGACAGAGCTTTTCCACAAGCTTGAACATTCCGAAAAGGATATGCAGGAACTTCTGCCCGAGCTGGAAAAAGCCGAAAAAGATGCTAAAGCCATGCACGAAAAGCTCCCCGAGCACAAAGCGCTGATAGGTCAGATAGCCGCGGAAGAAAAACAGCTTCAGCTTTACGATGATGCGGAAGCTGTTCTTAAAGAATCCGAAAAACTCAGTAAAGCCGCTGATGCCGAAAACAAAAAGCTTGAAGCCCTTAACGGACAGCTTTCGGCTGATACCAAAAAACGCGAAGAGCTTAAAAAGTTCATCACCGACCTGGGCGATATCGGCGCAAAGCTGGCTGAAACATCAGGAAAAGCGGATAAACTGAACAGCGAGCTGGAACACATAAAAGCCATAGGTGTGGAATTTTCCGAAGCGGACAAACTAAAGGAAAAGGAGAAGTCTGCCCGTAAAGCTTACGAATCTGCACAGCAAGAAATGGAACGCCTTGAAAAGCACTATTCCGGGCTGTTTGCCCTTTATCTTGCAGAACAGGCGGGACTTCTGGCAAAGGAACTTGAAGAGGGCAAGCCCTGCCCTGTTTGCGGCTCGGTGCATCACCCCCAAAAAGCGTCGATATCCGAAAAAGCCCCCGATAAGCAGACAGTTGACAAGGCTTCTGCCGAGCTGGATACAGCCCGAAATACAGCCCTGAAAGCGGCATCATATCATGCCGGGGCAAGATCAGCCCACGAAAAAGCCGTGGAATCCGCTATGGCTCATGCAGGAAAGTATGCCGAGGGCTGTACCCCCGAAAAGGCTCTTGAAAACGCACGCAACGACTACAAACAGATAAATGATGAACTGAAAAAACTGATATCTGCACAGAAAGAGCTGACAAATCAGGCAAAGCAGAAAACTGCCGCCGAACAGGAATCAGCCCTACTCGAAAAACGCATCGAGGAAAACAGCAAAAACATCTCCTCTTTGCAGGGCAGCCTGAGAGAGCTGACCGCTAAGGCAGAAGAAAAAAAGCTTACAGCTAAAAAACAGCTCGATTCTCTGCCGTGTGCTGACAAAGCCGAAGCGATGAAGCATATCTCGGAGCTGAAAGCCAAGCAGTCAGCCCTTGAAAAAGCTATATCCGATGCCGATAACAAACTTGCTCAGCTTGAAAAACAGCGTACAGAACTTTCAGGACACCTGAGCGAACTGAAAGAGCAGACAAAACGTAAAAATCGCCCCGACTGCGAAGCTCTCGATCTGTCGATGAAAGAGTGTGCAAAACGCGCAAGATCGGCACTTGATAAGCGCGACGAGACAGTAAAATGTCTTTCTTCCGCCGAGGATACTCTCAAAAAAATACGCTCAGAGCTTGCCAGCAACCGCGCACTCAGCAGAGAGTACAGCATAAAAAATGCCCTCAACAGCACCGTTAACGGCACTCTTGCAGGCAAACAGCGTGTGACCCTTGAGGTATTCGCTCAGATGGAGTATTTTGACAGGATACTCGCCCATGCCAATGTCAGACTTTTACAGATGACCAACGGACAGTACGAACTTATACGAAGCGGTACCAGCCGCGGCAATACCAAGATAGGTCTGGATATCGACGTAAACGACCATTTTACAGGCAGTACCAGAAGCATACGCTCCCTTTCGGGCGGCGAGAGCTTTATGGCTTCTCTTGCACTGGCGCTGGGATTTTCAGATGAGATACAGCAGTCTTCGGGCGGCGTAAGGATAGATTCGATGTTCGTCGATGAAGGCTTCGGCACGCTGGACGACGAGACCCTCGATCAGGCAATAAAAGCACTGAACGGTCTGGCTGAAAATTCAAGGCTCGTGGGCATAATCTCCCATGTGCCCGAACTCAAAGAAAAGATCGACAGACAGATAGTGGTCACAAAGGATAAGTCCCTCGGCAGTGCCGTGAAGATAATCACCTGA
- a CDS encoding ISAs1 family transposase produces the protein MNNGITEYFEDIELYEEYDGYFCSIPDIITIAILGSICGLRNIHQIHQWATNDRVSEFLKEKFGIDHVPCYYWILSLLKYVKPESLNRCFADWVYSFMPEKSKSMTISLDGKTVCSTLKMSKIESPLHIISAQVCELGLTLAQRSTDDKSNEIPAVQELLKELKIKGNIVVADALNCQKETAEIIVKQKADYLLCVKDNHPNLKKDIEDYVQDSSLRDTMQTVSRTEKNRGRVETRTAYVTTDINWLEQKKEWKNLKCIGAIHTEFATKKGTSSEWHYYLSSREMTAEQLLHHARMEWSVESMHWLLDVHFEEDWCRVENKDVQQCLNMFRKAAINLIKNFKNRNNSKAAISKLMFECLMEPLMISRVIFEN, from the coding sequence ATGAATAATGGAATAACCGAGTATTTTGAAGATATTGAATTATATGAGGAATATGACGGCTATTTTTGCAGTATCCCCGATATCATTACAATAGCAATTCTTGGAAGTATCTGTGGACTTAGAAACATTCATCAGATTCATCAATGGGCGACAAATGACAGAGTAAGCGAATTCTTAAAGGAGAAATTCGGAATCGATCATGTCCCTTGCTATTATTGGATATTGAGCCTGCTGAAATATGTCAAGCCCGAATCGCTCAACCGCTGTTTTGCGGATTGGGTCTATTCATTTATGCCCGAAAAGTCCAAAAGTATGACGATCTCTCTTGACGGGAAAACTGTTTGTTCGACACTTAAAATGAGTAAGATCGAAAGTCCTCTGCACATCATCAGCGCACAGGTATGCGAACTTGGATTGACCCTGGCACAACGCAGCACGGACGATAAAAGCAACGAGATACCTGCGGTGCAGGAGCTTCTGAAAGAACTGAAAATAAAGGGTAATATAGTTGTTGCGGATGCACTGAACTGTCAGAAAGAAACTGCTGAGATTATCGTAAAACAAAAGGCAGATTATCTGCTTTGCGTTAAGGATAATCACCCAAATTTGAAGAAAGATATCGAGGATTATGTGCAGGACAGTTCTCTCAGAGACACTATGCAAACAGTTTCAAGAACGGAGAAAAACCGTGGCAGAGTTGAAACAAGGACAGCGTATGTAACAACAGATATCAACTGGCTGGAACAGAAAAAAGAGTGGAAAAATCTGAAGTGCATAGGAGCCATTCATACTGAATTTGCAACGAAAAAAGGCACTTCGAGCGAATGGCACTATTACCTTTCAAGCCGCGAAATGACAGCGGAACAGCTCCTTCATCATGCAAGAATGGAATGGTCAGTTGAGTCAATGCACTGGCTGCTTGATGTTCATTTTGAAGAAGATTGGTGCAGAGTCGAAAACAAAGACGTTCAGCAATGCCTGAATATGTTCAGAAAAGCTGCGATAAATTTAATCAAGAACTTTAAAAATCGGAACAATTCTAAAGCCGCCATATCCAAACTTATGTTTGAATGTCTTATGGAGCCGCTGATGATTTCGAGGGTGATTTTTGAAAATTGA
- the ilvB gene encoding biosynthetic-type acetolactate synthase large subunit: MQLNGSDVIVECLVEQGVDTIFGYPGGAVLNIYDALYKNSDRIRHIITAHEQAACHAADGYSRTTGKTGVVLATSGPGATNLVTGIATAYMDSVPMVAITGNVTRNLLGLDSFQEVDICGITMPITKHNFIVKDPEKLSDTIREAFRIANEGRKGPVLIDIPKDITAAMIEYEKKEPLKSEYKDPDTFEAEIAEAAELIKKCERPFIYAGGGVVSADAVDEMKEFVRKCNAPVALSLMGQCAYDNTSENYIGMLGMHGTKAAAKAVSGCDLMIVLGSRFSDRVLCNPNTFAKNAHIIHIEIDPAEIGKNIEVYHHVTGDVKKAIARLNELLPDMSHPEWFNEVMGWKKKYALHMVPIESDDEVLPDQVISALDDLTDGKAIISTEVGQHQMWAAQYYDFKCARSFASSGGLGTMGYGLGAAIGCKIGNPDRTVVNIAGDGSFFMNCNELSSLAKHKIPLIELVFENDVLGMVRQWQRLFYGKRFSQTNIERGTDFMKLADAFGIEGVRITKKDEIVPQLKKALEYAAAGKPVLVDVVINKDVNVLPMVPAGADVSQPIMEIDLES, from the coding sequence ATGCAGCTTAACGGTTCTGACGTTATCGTTGAATGCCTTGTAGAACAGGGTGTTGACACTATTTTCGGTTACCCGGGCGGTGCAGTGCTGAATATCTATGACGCACTCTATAAGAATTCCGACAGGATAAGACACATCATAACAGCCCACGAACAGGCAGCCTGCCATGCGGCGGACGGATATTCCCGTACCACAGGCAAAACAGGTGTTGTTCTGGCAACTTCCGGTCCCGGTGCGACTAACCTTGTTACAGGTATCGCTACTGCCTATATGGATTCAGTGCCCATGGTAGCTATCACAGGTAATGTTACCAGAAATCTGCTGGGTCTTGACTCTTTCCAGGAAGTGGATATCTGCGGTATCACAATGCCTATCACCAAGCATAACTTCATCGTGAAAGACCCCGAAAAGCTCTCCGATACCATCAGAGAAGCTTTCCGCATTGCCAACGAAGGCAGAAAGGGTCCCGTACTTATAGATATCCCCAAGGATATAACTGCGGCTATGATAGAGTATGAGAAGAAAGAACCTCTGAAGTCCGAGTATAAGGATCCCGATACTTTCGAGGCTGAGATAGCTGAGGCTGCCGAACTCATAAAGAAGTGCGAAAGACCCTTTATCTACGCAGGCGGCGGTGTTGTATCCGCTGATGCAGTCGATGAAATGAAGGAGTTTGTAAGAAAGTGCAATGCTCCTGTTGCTCTGTCGCTGATGGGTCAGTGTGCTTATGACAATACCTCCGAAAATTACATCGGTATGCTGGGTATGCACGGAACAAAGGCGGCTGCCAAGGCAGTCAGCGGCTGTGACCTCATGATCGTTCTGGGTTCACGTTTCTCTGATCGAGTTCTCTGCAATCCCAATACTTTCGCTAAAAATGCACATATAATCCACATTGAGATAGACCCTGCCGAGATAGGCAAGAACATCGAGGTATACCACCACGTTACAGGCGATGTCAAGAAGGCTATCGCAAGATTGAATGAACTTCTGCCCGATATGTCTCACCCCGAGTGGTTCAATGAGGTTATGGGCTGGAAGAAAAAGTATGCTCTGCATATGGTTCCTATCGAGAGCGATGATGAAGTTCTCCCCGATCAGGTTATCTCAGCACTGGACGATCTTACCGACGGTAAGGCTATAATCTCCACCGAAGTTGGTCAGCACCAGATGTGGGCTGCACAGTACTACGATTTCAAGTGCGCAAGAAGCTTTGCTTCCAGCGGCGGACTTGGTACTATGGGTTATGGTCTCGGCGCGGCTATCGGCTGTAAGATCGGCAATCCCGACAGAACAGTTGTAAATATCGCAGGTGACGGCAGCTTCTTCATGAACTGCAACGAGCTTTCCAGCCTTGCAAAGCACAAGATACCTCTGATAGAACTGGTATTCGAGAATGACGTTCTCGGTATGGTTCGTCAGTGGCAGAGACTTTTCTACGGCAAGCGTTTCAGCCAGACAAATATCGAGCGCGGAACAGATTTCATGAAGCTTGCAGATGCTTTCGGCATTGAGGGCGTTCGTATAACCAAGAAGGACGAGATAGTTCCTCAGCTGAAAAAAGCCCTTGAATACGCAGCAGCAGGCAAACCTGTTCTCGTTGATGTAGTTATCAATAAGGATGTTAACGTTCTTCCCATGGTACCCGCAGGCGCAGATGTTAGCCAGCCTATCATGGAGATAGATCTTGAAAGCTAA
- the ymfI gene encoding elongation factor P 5-aminopentanone reductase, with product MGRIKKAAIVTGGSGGIGSAVSRKLAQAGYLTAIAYNKGKEAAGSLAAELRGAGFTAEAFHYDIADADSTAEFLSEVEKSFGECELLVNNAGIADIGLFTDLTDERLYELMNTNLFGHMRLTKAVLPQMIRRHSGSIVNISSVWGESGASCEVAYSAAKAGLIGFTKALAKECAPGGVRVNCVSCGLIDTKMNSTLSDDDLNAVIDEIPMGRMGTPDDIANAVMFLAEESSSYITGQVIRVDGGWL from the coding sequence ATGGGCAGGATAAAAAAAGCCGCCATAGTAACGGGCGGTTCGGGCGGGATAGGCAGTGCTGTCAGCAGAAAGCTGGCGCAGGCGGGCTATCTCACGGCGATAGCATATAATAAAGGTAAGGAAGCGGCTGGATCCCTTGCGGCTGAACTGAGAGGCGCAGGATTTACAGCGGAGGCTTTTCATTACGATATAGCAGATGCGGACAGCACAGCGGAGTTCCTGAGTGAGGTTGAAAAAAGCTTCGGCGAGTGCGAACTGCTTGTAAATAACGCAGGCATAGCGGATATCGGTTTGTTCACCGACCTTACCGATGAGCGGCTTTACGAACTGATGAATACGAATTTGTTCGGGCATATGCGCCTGACAAAAGCTGTTCTGCCGCAGATGATACGCAGACATTCGGGAAGTATTGTTAACATATCCTCGGTGTGGGGAGAAAGCGGTGCTTCCTGCGAGGTGGCTTACTCTGCGGCTAAGGCGGGGCTGATCGGTTTCACAAAGGCACTGGCAAAGGAGTGCGCCCCCGGGGGAGTGCGTGTCAACTGTGTAAGCTGCGGTCTTATCGATACTAAGATGAACAGCACCCTTTCTGATGATGACCTGAATGCTGTCATCGATGAGATACCTATGGGACGTATGGGCACACCCGATGATATTGCAAATGCTGTTATGTTTCTGGCGGAAGAGTCTTCCTCGTACATAACGGGTCAGGTGATACGTGTAGACGGCGGCTGGCTGTAA
- a CDS encoding AbrB/MazE/SpoVT family DNA-binding domain-containing protein: MKSIGIVRKVDDLGRIVLPIELRRTFDLAVKDSIEIYTEDDKIILKKYQRKCIFCGATENLVDYKDKSICTNCISEIKGAK, encoded by the coding sequence ATGAAATCCATAGGAATCGTAAGAAAGGTCGATGATCTGGGAAGGATCGTTCTTCCCATCGAGCTCAGAAGAACATTTGATCTCGCAGTTAAGGATTCTATCGAGATCTATACCGAGGACGACAAGATCATTCTTAAAAAGTATCAGAGAAAATGTATTTTCTGCGGCGCTACCGAGAACCTTGTTGACTACAAGGACAAATCGATATGCACAAACTGCATTTCCGAGATCAAGGGCGCTAAGTAA
- a CDS encoding nucleoside recognition domain-containing protein, giving the protein MTLTNMTVPLIITFILLFGMFRRADLTGEFTAGASEGLKTAAELIPILVLVMTAVGMFGASGASAHLAGVISPLAEKLGFPQECIELALIRPVSGSGAIASLDELYTRISPDSFAGRTAAVLMSSTETTFYTIAVYSSAMTKKLGSRVFIAAAAADITGFILSPLMVRLFIR; this is encoded by the coding sequence ATGACCTTAACAAACATGACTGTACCCCTTATCATCACATTCATACTGTTGTTCGGAATGTTCAGGCGTGCCGATTTGACAGGGGAGTTCACCGCAGGGGCATCAGAGGGCTTGAAGACCGCTGCGGAGCTTATACCGATACTTGTGCTGGTAATGACAGCTGTGGGAATGTTCGGTGCTTCCGGGGCTTCTGCACATCTGGCAGGGGTCATCTCCCCACTGGCTGAAAAGCTGGGCTTTCCGCAGGAATGTATTGAACTTGCGCTGATTCGTCCTGTATCTGGGAGCGGGGCTATTGCATCTCTCGATGAACTGTATACACGTATCTCCCCCGATAGCTTTGCAGGCAGGACGGCGGCGGTGCTGATGTCTTCTACCGAAACCACATTTTATACAATAGCGGTATACTCTTCCGCCATGACAAAAAAACTCGGCAGCCGCGTTTTTATCGCAGCTGCCGCAGCAGATATTACAGGTTTCATATTGTCGCCTTTGATGGTCAGGCTGTTTATCAGGTGA
- a CDS encoding LCP family protein yields MDRDEKFRRPADPYEEEYQRQLEEISRIAGDTGGEIDLSMGSADDVFASEYQRYGTPPQMGGQPYGEEYMNRQYAQARTGGGNRQPSRAGASRQRREDNGGQYPRPQVQPQYGAESPRQNYPDDDMRERRPSRGGSEGQRKRPARGADSERTGADRSRERREERPAPRRNSGQPTKKKSENRAKPRASEELRFGSRNGGKVPAHEKSNPVGKFFRTLIILLLVIFIGLNALLYYYITLVNRRGRGDRTFTGGSMNSKSVTNILLIGSDTRSEKENGRTDSMILMSVNKDKKTITMTSFMRDMYVEIRGRRTNGEDIDVWDKLNAAYVYGGAELLMDTIEYNFDISVDDYVYVDFFAFIDIVDSIGGLEIDITDDEAAGLEDPLGEQNHYLKQPEDTDTLDHGGKLLLNGNQTLAYARLRYVGNADFQRTERQREVISRIIKKVKASDPLTINRFAKAVCSNLSTNMSRAEMMLSAYKAIFSVNYEMKTLRIPDEGNYSFGMHGDQSTLDVDIEACRDLLRREIYGG; encoded by the coding sequence ATGGACAGAGATGAAAAGTTCCGACGTCCCGCAGACCCCTATGAGGAAGAGTATCAGCGACAGCTGGAAGAAATTTCTCGGATCGCAGGGGATACGGGCGGCGAAATAGATCTCAGCATGGGCAGTGCTGATGATGTTTTCGCCTCGGAATATCAGCGATACGGCACACCCCCGCAGATGGGCGGTCAGCCATATGGCGAAGAATATATGAACAGACAGTATGCACAGGCGCGTACAGGCGGTGGAAACAGACAGCCCTCACGCGCAGGTGCTTCACGTCAGCGCAGAGAGGATAACGGCGGACAGTATCCCCGTCCGCAGGTACAGCCGCAGTACGGTGCTGAAAGTCCGCGGCAGAATTATCCCGATGATGATATGAGAGAAAGACGTCCATCACGCGGCGGCAGTGAGGGTCAGCGGAAAAGACCTGCCCGCGGCGCAGACAGTGAAAGGACAGGTGCTGACAGGTCAAGGGAAAGAAGAGAAGAACGTCCCGCACCCCGCAGAAACAGCGGTCAGCCGACTAAGAAAAAGTCGGAAAATCGTGCGAAGCCACGCGCTTCCGAAGAACTGCGTTTCGGGTCACGAAACGGCGGCAAAGTACCCGCCCACGAGAAAAGCAACCCCGTAGGCAAATTTTTCAGGACGCTGATAATACTGCTTCTTGTTATATTCATCGGCTTGAACGCACTGCTTTACTACTACATCACCCTTGTGAACCGCAGGGGCCGCGGAGACCGTACTTTCACAGGCGGTTCGATGAACAGCAAAAGCGTTACGAATATCCTGCTGATAGGTTCGGATACCCGAAGTGAAAAAGAAAACGGCAGAACTGACAGTATGATACTGATGTCGGTAAACAAGGATAAAAAGACCATCACCATGACATCTTTCATGCGTGATATGTATGTTGAGATACGGGGCAGAAGAACAAACGGCGAGGATATCGACGTATGGGATAAACTGAACGCGGCGTATGTCTATGGCGGTGCCGAACTGCTGATGGATACCATAGAGTATAATTTCGATATCTCGGTCGATGATTATGTTTATGTGGATTTCTTTGCATTTATCGACATAGTTGACTCCATCGGCGGACTTGAGATAGATATCACCGATGATGAAGCCGCCGGTCTGGAAGACCCTCTGGGCGAACAGAACCACTATCTTAAACAGCCCGAGGATACCGATACCCTCGACCACGGCGGAAAACTTCTGTTGAACGGCAACCAGACCCTTGCTTATGCAAGACTGAGATATGTCGGCAATGCTGATTTCCAGCGCACTGAAAGACAGCGTGAGGTAATAAGCAGGATAATCAAAAAGGTAAAGGCATCCGACCCGCTGACGATCAACCGTTTTGCAAAGGCGGTATGCTCGAACCTTTCAACGAATATGAGCCGCGCCGAGATGATGCTTTCGGCTTATAAGGCTATATTCTCGGTGAATTACGAGATGAAGACACTGCGTATACCTGACGAAGGAAATTACAGCTTCGGTATGCACGGCGACCAGTCAACACTCGATGTAGATATAGAAGCCTGCCGTGATCTTCTCAGAAGAGAGATATACGGCGGATAA